From the Pseudomonas putida genome, one window contains:
- a CDS encoding LysE family translocator, which produces MSQSLLPFILFALVSSISPGPTNLLILAHGARQGLRASLAPMLAACGAAAAIVWLVGLGLGEALVRHPWAQQAMSWAGLLWLSWLAWRMLRSAGEPLDTAGGKPFGAVSAASLQVVNPKVWMMAVAVIGVFAAPTLPVWQLALVFLLIAVPCMAVWAVLGAGSARWLQAPGRLLWFNRGLAGLLLVSAWAAVLS; this is translated from the coding sequence ATGTCGCAATCGTTGTTGCCCTTCATTCTCTTCGCCCTGGTCTCGAGCATCAGCCCGGGCCCGACCAACCTGCTGATCCTCGCCCATGGCGCCCGGCAAGGGCTGCGCGCGAGCCTGGCGCCAATGCTGGCAGCCTGCGGTGCGGCGGCGGCGATCGTGTGGCTGGTTGGCCTGGGGCTGGGTGAAGCGCTGGTGCGCCATCCGTGGGCCCAGCAGGCGATGAGCTGGGCTGGGCTACTGTGGTTGAGCTGGCTGGCATGGCGCATGCTGCGCAGTGCCGGCGAGCCGCTGGATACCGCAGGCGGCAAGCCGTTTGGGGCAGTCAGCGCGGCGTCGTTGCAGGTGGTCAACCCGAAGGTGTGGATGATGGCGGTGGCCGTCATTGGCGTGTTTGCCGCGCCGACACTGCCGGTGTGGCAGTTGGCGTTGGTGTTCCTGCTGATTGCCGTGCCGTGCATGGCGGTGTGGGCGGTGCTGGGGGCAGGCAGTGCGCGCTGGTTGCAGGCGCCGGGGCGGTTGCTGTGGTTCAACCGGGGGTTGGCGGGGCTGCTGCTGGTGTCGGCCTGGGCTGCGGTATTGAGCTGA